The Agelaius phoeniceus isolate bAgePho1 chromosome 4, bAgePho1.hap1, whole genome shotgun sequence genome includes a region encoding these proteins:
- the HS3ST1 gene encoding heparan sulfate glucosamine 3-O-sulfotransferase 1 — protein sequence MAAFLLGAVLLIVQPQIVPSRPAINSNAETSQSVQRELLKKTSQKNDFKENIHSNGSCQQLPQTIIIGVRKGGTRALLEMLSLHPDIAAAESEVHFFDWEDHYRNGLQWYMNQMPFSYPHQITVEKTPAYFTSPKVPERVYSMNQSMRLLLILRDPSERVLSDYTQVFYNHMQKHKPYPSIEQFLIKNGELNVDYKAINRSLYYIHMQNWLKYFPLDHIHIVDGDRLIKDPFPEIEKVERFLKLSPQINASNFYFNKTKGFYCLRDSGRERCLHESKGRAHPQVDTRLLEKLQEYFHEPNKKFFELVGRTFDWHTFVAS from the coding sequence ATGGCAGCTtttctgctgggagctgtgttgCTAATTGTTCAACCTCAGATAGTGCCTTCCAGACCAGCTATAAATTCAAATGCTGAGACTTCTCAGTCTGTTCAGAGAGagcttttaaagaaaacatctcAGAAAAATGACTTCAAGGAAAACATTCATTCTAATGGATCATGTCAGCAGCTGCCACAGACAATTATTATTGGAGTGAGAAAAGGTGGAACAAGAGCTTTGTTAGAGATGTTGAGTCTCCATCCAGATATTGCAGCAGCAGAAAGTGAAGTTCACTTCTTTGACTGGGAAGATCATTACAGGAATGGATTGCAGTGGTATATGAATCAAATGCCGTTCTCATATCCCCATCAGATCACCGTGGAAAAAACTCCAGCGTATTTCACATCACCTAAAGTGCCTGAAAGAGTTTATAGCATGAACCAATCCATGAGACTACTCCTTATCTTAAGAGACCCAAGCGAGAGAGTACTGTCAGATTATACCCAAGTGTTCTACAACCACATGCAGAAGCACAAGCCGTACCCGTCCATTGAGCAATTCCTGATAAAAAATGGTGAACTCAATGTGGACTACAAGGCAATAAACAGAAGCTTATACTACATTCACATGCAGAACTGGCTGAAGTATTTTCCTCTTGATCACATCCACATTGTAGATGGGGATAGACTAATCAAAGATCCCTTTCCAGAAATAGAAAAGGTAGAGAGATTTCTGAAGTTATCACCACAGATAAATGCTTCAAACTTTTATTTCAATAAAACTAAGGGGTTCTACTGCCTAAGGGACAGTGGGAGAGAGCGCTGCTTACACGAGTCCAAAGGACGAGCACACCCGCAAGTGGACACCCGGTTACTCGAGAAACTGCAGGAATATTTCCATGAACCCAACAAGAAGTTTTTTGAGCTTGTGGGCAGAACATTTGACTGGCACACGTTTGTGGCAAGTTAG